One genomic segment of Thermodesulforhabdaceae bacterium includes these proteins:
- a CDS encoding IS1595 family transposase, translating to MFHKTRIPLRKWFWMIFLMSRSKSGISMMSIKRMLEIKSYKTVWVMGHKMRKAMEERDSHYKLGGLVEMDDSYFGPSKPGKRGRGAVGKSKVVVAVENKGDRAGYVKMSLVNRVSGE from the coding sequence ATATTTCACAAGACAAGGATACCTTTAAGGAAATGGTTCTGGATGATTTTTCTTATGTCTCGATCAAAAAGCGGGATCTCGATGATGTCTATTAAAAGGATGTTAGAGATAAAGAGTTACAAGACGGTATGGGTTATGGGGCATAAAATGAGGAAGGCCATGGAGGAAAGGGATAGTCATTATAAGCTTGGAGGGCTTGTAGAAATGGATGACAGCTACTTTGGTCCATCGAAACCCGGGAAGCGAGGGAGAGGAGCGGTTGGAAAGAGCAAAGTAGTTGTTGCGGTAGAAAACAAAGGGGATAGAGCAGGTTACGTGAAAATGTCTTTAGTTAATAGGGTTAGTGGAGAGTAG
- a CDS encoding flavin reductase family protein has protein sequence MILEPHDFKRLLPLPLTLITTVDGEGRANAAPYGCVMPILRPLDIIAIASALPRDTLKNIRETQEFVVNVVVPASFRKAMLCSKSYPPGVNELEEVGLESVPARKVKPPRVKDSLGWIEAKLEEEILRDKYSLIIGKVVCAEINEAYYSEGKLKESPIVILFPFFKKVGEKVGSREEFENIMSH, from the coding sequence ATGATCCTGGAGCCGCATGATTTCAAACGGTTGCTTCCTCTTCCTCTCACTTTAATCACGACGGTTGATGGGGAAGGCAGAGCAAATGCAGCCCCTTATGGGTGTGTTATGCCCATCTTGAGGCCATTGGATATTATAGCCATTGCATCAGCTCTTCCCCGAGATACTCTAAAAAACATAAGGGAAACTCAAGAGTTTGTAGTAAACGTTGTGGTTCCGGCGTCATTCAGGAAGGCAATGCTTTGCTCTAAGTCCTATCCTCCTGGTGTTAATGAACTTGAAGAAGTTGGGCTGGAATCCGTGCCCGCTCGAAAAGTAAAACCTCCTCGAGTGAAAGACTCTTTGGGATGGATTGAAGCTAAACTTGAAGAAGAAATTCTGAGGGACAAATACTCTCTAATTATTGGGAAAGTGGTCTGTGCCGAAATAAACGAAGCTTACTATTCTGAAGGTAAGCTTAAAGAATCTCCAATTGTTATCCTGTTCCCATTTTTTAAGAAGGTAGGAGAAAAAGTGGGTTCTCGTGAGGAATTTGAAAACATCATGAGCCACTAA
- a CDS encoding FmdE family protein, which produces MDRDEIKKYEGFEDCVDFHGHVCPGLSLGYKAARIGMEKLNEMRAEDEELVAIVENDSCFVDAVQVLTGCTFGKGNLIYKDYGKMAVTFASRKTGKGVRVSLRERAFRPQDRREHFELLQKVLNDTATDEERNRFWELHIERSRKVLESDPEEFFKIEEIKIDLPPKARIVPSEMCDECGEATMQTKMVERDGKKLCRACAERRD; this is translated from the coding sequence ATGGATCGCGATGAGATTAAAAAATATGAAGGTTTTGAAGACTGTGTAGATTTTCATGGCCATGTTTGTCCTGGATTATCCCTGGGTTATAAGGCAGCAAGAATCGGTATGGAAAAACTAAACGAAATGCGAGCAGAAGACGAGGAATTAGTTGCCATAGTGGAAAATGATTCTTGTTTTGTAGATGCAGTTCAGGTCCTTACAGGGTGCACCTTTGGTAAGGGGAATCTTATTTACAAAGATTACGGCAAGATGGCAGTCACTTTTGCTAGTCGGAAAACAGGCAAAGGCGTAAGGGTCAGCCTTAGGGAAAGAGCTTTTAGACCACAGGATAGAAGGGAGCACTTTGAATTGTTACAGAAGGTGTTGAATGATACGGCTACCGACGAAGAAAGAAATCGTTTCTGGGAACTCCACATAGAGCGGAGCAGAAAAGTGTTGGAATCTGATCCGGAAGAGTTCTTTAAGATTGAGGAAATCAAGATTGATCTTCCACCCAAAGCCAGGATTGTTCCTTCGGAGATGTGTGACGAATGTGGTGAAGCAACCATGCAAACGAAAATGGTAGAACGTGACGGTAAAAAGCTTTGTCGGGCTTGCGCTGAAAGGAGGGATTAA
- a CDS encoding iron ABC transporter substrate-binding protein: MMKRVIIWCLMCLTMGIGYLKDAHSESVSSGKITITDGAGRIVEISGEAKRIVCLGPGALRLISYLDAVDRVVGVEDMEKRAAGGRPYWLAHPELASLPSIGPGGPESINKKPNLEALLRVSPDVIFITYMEKSLAEDVQKAINIPVVVLSYGRFATFDETLYESLRTAAKVLGKENRAEALINFIEGIRHDLNNRTEDIPKEKKPRVYVGGIGYRGAHGIESTEQHYLPLDWTNSINLANEISAKIGSHVFSDKEVILKLNPDVIFIDGGGLELIRQDYLKKSDFYKNLKSFQDGSVYLLFPFNYYATNVETVIVDSYVVGKVLYPDRFQDVEIDAKAREIYKFFLGKDVYDSMKNLYGKPGEKVTF; this comes from the coding sequence ATGATGAAGAGAGTAATTATCTGGTGCCTGATGTGTCTTACTATGGGCATAGGGTATCTGAAAGATGCTCATAGTGAGTCCGTAAGTAGCGGAAAAATAACTATTACCGACGGAGCAGGAAGAATAGTTGAAATCTCTGGAGAAGCGAAGCGGATTGTGTGTCTTGGGCCCGGTGCTTTGAGGCTGATCAGCTATCTGGATGCGGTGGACCGAGTAGTTGGAGTGGAAGATATGGAAAAGCGGGCCGCTGGCGGTCGCCCATATTGGTTGGCTCATCCTGAATTAGCCAGTCTTCCATCCATAGGCCCGGGTGGTCCTGAAAGCATTAATAAAAAGCCCAACTTGGAAGCGTTACTTAGAGTTTCACCGGACGTCATTTTTATAACCTACATGGAAAAATCACTTGCAGAGGATGTTCAGAAAGCCATCAATATTCCTGTGGTAGTGCTTTCGTATGGTCGTTTTGCTACCTTTGACGAGACTCTCTATGAATCCCTTAGAACCGCTGCAAAGGTTCTCGGGAAAGAAAACCGGGCTGAGGCATTGATTAACTTTATCGAAGGTATCCGACATGACCTGAATAATCGCACAGAAGATATTCCAAAGGAGAAAAAGCCTCGAGTTTACGTTGGGGGGATTGGCTATCGCGGCGCCCATGGCATCGAAAGCACTGAACAACACTATCTTCCACTTGATTGGACCAACTCAATAAATCTTGCTAATGAAATCAGTGCCAAGATAGGATCCCACGTGTTTAGTGATAAGGAAGTGATACTTAAGCTAAATCCTGACGTGATCTTTATCGACGGAGGAGGACTTGAATTGATCCGACAGGATTATCTTAAAAAGTCGGATTTTTATAAAAACCTTAAGTCCTTCCAAGATGGTTCGGTGTATTTACTTTTCCCCTTTAATTACTATGCTACTAATGTGGAAACGGTAATAGTGGATTCTTACGTTGTTGGTAAAGTGCTTTATCCAGATAGGTTCCAGGATGTTGAAATAGATGCTAAGGCTCGAGAAATTTATAAATTTTTCCTTGGAAAAGATGTTTACGACTCAATGAAGAATCTTTATGGAAAACCAGGAGAAAAGGTAACTTTTTAG
- a CDS encoding ABC transporter ATP-binding protein encodes MIIKVEDVHFGYPSRKSVLEGVTFDVRRGECIALLGVNGAGKSTLLKCMNSILSPHKGVVLVGCEDIAKWSRNQIARRIGYVPQRSHDSELTVFEMIALGRKPYITWSLSKHDYKIVDDVITALGLKSLAMKRVSELSGGEMQKVLIARALAQTPDVLLLDEPTSHLDIKNQLEVMKIIWNITKNRRPLVATIVCLHDVNLALRFADRLIFLKNGIIWAATTPDELDPRTFKDVYGVRVQMVRAGKHTVVIPVDDLVEECDDEESNYLVPDVSYYGHRVSERCS; translated from the coding sequence ATGATCATCAAGGTAGAAGATGTTCACTTCGGTTATCCTTCCAGAAAAAGCGTTTTGGAGGGGGTGACCTTTGATGTTCGGCGCGGAGAATGTATTGCTCTTCTTGGAGTAAACGGGGCAGGGAAATCAACCCTTCTTAAGTGTATGAACTCTATTCTATCTCCTCATAAAGGGGTGGTTCTTGTTGGATGTGAAGATATTGCTAAGTGGAGTCGCAATCAGATTGCTCGCCGCATTGGCTACGTGCCTCAACGGTCTCACGACTCTGAATTAACCGTTTTCGAAATGATTGCCCTTGGAAGAAAGCCTTATATAACCTGGTCGCTTAGCAAACATGACTATAAGATTGTTGATGATGTTATAACGGCTCTCGGTTTAAAAAGTCTCGCCATGAAAAGGGTTAGCGAATTAAGCGGTGGGGAGATGCAAAAAGTGCTGATTGCTCGGGCTCTTGCTCAGACCCCAGATGTTTTGCTCCTGGACGAACCCACAAGTCACCTTGATATAAAGAACCAGCTTGAGGTTATGAAAATCATATGGAACATAACAAAGAATAGAAGGCCTTTAGTAGCAACTATCGTTTGCCTCCATGATGTGAATCTTGCTCTAAGGTTTGCTGATAGGCTGATTTTTCTCAAGAACGGCATTATCTGGGCGGCAACAACACCGGATGAACTCGATCCAAGAACTTTTAAGGATGTTTATGGGGTTAGAGTGCAAATGGTTCGGGCAGGAAAACACACTGTGGTGATTCCGGTGGACGATTTAGTGGAGGAGTGCGATGATGAAGAGAGTAATTATCTGGTGCCTGATGTGTCTTACTATGGGCATAGGGTATCTGAAAGATGCTCATAG
- a CDS encoding iron ABC transporter permease, with product MAFSFFQSKIQVVPCDYPKLEDSPSDFFKKSVTQKRWFLLILTLLCLLLVIVSLIVGAYHLSIDDILKALLGVGAGKHAILIWNIRLPRTIAALVVGAGLALSGLALQSLLRNPLASPSTLGISQGAAFGAALSVVLFKLKYLSIAIFAFGGSLFAGMTILFLGRIKKLTPESIVLAGVALSSLFSASTVLIQYLATETELAMIVFWTFGDVARSSWREIAATVAVVILALVFLYLKAWDFMAVESGEESAKGLGVSVEKLRWQGMAMVAVVASVATAFHGVIAFVGLIAPHAARRLFGMNYSLLIPATALLGALLLLGADTAGRILIGSGGLPVGVITSFMGAPLFLYLLMRGYK from the coding sequence GTGGCGTTTTCTTTTTTTCAGTCCAAAATTCAGGTAGTTCCTTGCGATTATCCCAAATTGGAAGATTCGCCATCGGATTTTTTCAAAAAAAGCGTTACCCAAAAACGATGGTTTCTACTGATTCTTACCCTATTATGCCTTTTGCTTGTAATTGTGTCGCTTATTGTAGGGGCATACCATCTTTCGATAGATGACATATTGAAAGCTCTTCTAGGTGTAGGTGCCGGAAAACATGCGATTCTTATCTGGAACATTCGTTTGCCTAGAACAATAGCTGCACTTGTAGTTGGTGCAGGACTTGCCCTCTCGGGGCTTGCTCTTCAATCTCTATTAAGAAATCCTCTTGCTTCGCCTTCAACTCTAGGAATCAGCCAGGGTGCGGCTTTTGGAGCGGCTTTATCGGTTGTGCTTTTCAAGTTAAAATATCTTTCCATAGCCATCTTTGCTTTTGGTGGCTCTCTTTTTGCTGGGATGACCATTCTCTTTTTGGGGCGCATAAAGAAACTTACTCCCGAATCTATAGTATTAGCTGGGGTCGCCCTATCTTCCCTTTTTTCTGCATCGACGGTTCTTATCCAATATCTCGCAACGGAAACCGAGCTAGCCATGATAGTTTTTTGGACCTTCGGGGATGTTGCAAGGTCAAGCTGGAGAGAAATTGCCGCAACTGTTGCTGTAGTCATTCTAGCTTTGGTCTTTCTGTATTTGAAAGCCTGGGATTTTATGGCTGTGGAATCTGGGGAAGAATCAGCAAAAGGGCTTGGGGTCTCTGTTGAAAAGCTTCGATGGCAAGGAATGGCAATGGTAGCAGTAGTGGCTTCAGTAGCAACAGCTTTTCACGGCGTAATTGCCTTTGTGGGATTGATAGCTCCTCACGCAGCAAGACGGCTTTTCGGAATGAATTATTCTTTGCTAATCCCAGCTACAGCACTGTTGGGAGCTTTACTTCTTCTTGGAGCAGATACGGCTGGGCGAATTTTAATTGGATCCGGTGGTCTTCCCGTTGGAGTTATTACATCATTTATGGGAGCTCCTCTCTTTTTGTATCTTTTGATGAGAGGCTATAAATGA
- a CDS encoding DUF2914 domain-containing protein, protein MSLRVSIFWLILMVSSSFLWTILNLNIAHADDETTSLQSQESTPVVEDNITPLLKTALVCESVRNGNCERSTVVLSVEKKQVFCYTLFENVYSPRVIYHRWYHRGELTTQIRLKLQPPRWATYSSIQLREADKGPWQVEIVDETGRIYGILRFSITD, encoded by the coding sequence ATGTCACTAAGAGTTTCAATATTCTGGTTAATTTTAATGGTATCAAGCTCCTTTTTATGGACAATTCTCAACCTAAATATTGCGCACGCGGACGATGAAACGACATCACTGCAATCGCAGGAATCAACGCCAGTAGTAGAAGATAATATAACACCTCTTTTGAAGACAGCCCTTGTATGCGAATCGGTAAGGAACGGAAATTGCGAGCGATCAACAGTGGTGCTTTCGGTAGAAAAAAAGCAGGTCTTTTGTTATACTCTTTTTGAAAACGTTTATTCTCCTAGAGTTATCTATCATCGTTGGTATCACCGTGGTGAATTAACGACTCAGATAAGGTTAAAGCTTCAACCTCCGCGCTGGGCAACCTACAGTTCGATACAACTTCGAGAAGCCGACAAGGGCCCATGGCAAGTTGAGATAGTGGATGAAACGGGACGCATATATGGAATCTTGAGATTTAGTATAACAGATTGA